A window of Gambusia affinis linkage group LG03, SWU_Gaff_1.0, whole genome shotgun sequence contains these coding sequences:
- the selenoe gene encoding selenoprotein e has product MWALLVLTFGLAAGALESSNKTAAEERLVIARAKLMAPSVVGUAIKKMPELHHFLMERLALYHNLEYDSSEEKKPRLIFYNEKDEVVKTVPVKNMKADEISSLLESLGFYKRSQKGEKVPEEFQNFPLHAPRDEL; this is encoded by the exons ATGTGGGCCTTGTTGGTGCTCACTTTTGGACTTGCTGCTGGAGCATTAGAAAGCAGCAACAAGACGGCAGCTGAAGAAAGGCTTGTCATAGCCAGAGCTAAACTGATG GCACCCAGTGTGGTTGGATGAGCCATAAAGAAAATGCCTGAGCTCCATCACTTCCTCATGGAGCGATTGGCTTTATA CCATAACTTAGAGTATGACTCATCAGAGGAGAAGAAGCCCCGTCTGATATTTTACAATGAGAAAGATGAGGTTGTAAAG ACTGTCCCTGTGAAGAACATGAAGGCAGATGAGATCAGCAGCCTGTTAGAGTCTCTTGGTTTCTATAAGAGGTCCCAGAAAGGGGAAAAAGTGCCAGAGGAGTTCCAGAACTTCCCCCTGCATGCACCAAGGGACGAGCTGTGA
- the LOC122828679 gene encoding uncharacterized protein LOC122828679 isoform X1 — MSFSLEDFVQAPSHEQLELCRKDDLLCLAEHFDISVKKHFSKAEIKNIVVQKLVEIKVLGDPSKMDVDVCDVPSVDLGRPPSKDEGVAVLATPPRGLAEPQAPPATLPRFDPVSPELSGSGGNVRLKVRLARLQLEAQERELIRKAEFDFKLEMRKLEIEAEKEIKLKQLEVEAMRLSHGTSPPRSSVYSDSPQVVSDKHKFDVSKNIALVPVFRESEVDSYFSAFERIAVALEWPKEMWAVLMQCKLIGKAQEVVSSLSTEEGMKYEVLKKSILRAYELVPEAYRQKFRNHKRSSGQTYVEFAREKGLLFDKWCAASEVKGDFESLRQLILLEDFKNTLPERLVVFLNEQKVASLSKAAIVADEFMLTHKNVFVSVPRADKVLNIRQQKPDPTQSEAKAKQQSLSPREVRECFYCHKKGHVIADCLSLKSKALTTQTKGVGLLKNVSNSSNQTTKNENELDPCFIPFVTQGLVSLTGDPKDGRQVKILRDTGGSQTIIREGILSLPVMSSCQSRVVVQGIGMTFVSAPLHNIHLDSSLVSGFCRVAVLPTLPIKGIDLILGNDLAGGKVLPVPEVLDTPDTSVVFEPMPNIFPACVVTRAQSKKYNLDLSDSFLATEQTQSAGSETELNKSKNVFPLPGPEMMKLPASREEFIAAQKQDKTLLKCHSSVLTQEEAQGKKVAYMVDDGLLLRRWAGENLEDWSTVYQVVVPTRYRMQVLALAHDHPLSGHLGINKMYNKVLKHFFWPGLKSDVSLYCRTCHVCQVAGKPNQVIPPAPLSPIPVVGEPFGRVIVDCVGPLPKSRSGNQFILTIMCASTRFPEAVPLRRITAPMITKALVKFFSVFGLPKVVQTDQGTNFMSRTFAQALKQLGVEHVTSSSYHPESQGALERFHQTLKAMLRKYCMGTEKDWDEGIPFLLFAVRGTVQDTLGCSPAGLVFGHEVRGPLNVLKDQLISSSHSVKSIPEYVSKMRERLQTACALAQKALASKQVKMKRHYDQKAVTREFNPGDKVLILLPIPGSSLETKFSGPYVVEKKLSETNYIVQTPDRRKTRLCHVNMIKLYHSRETDQPTQNRVKPISPVTCVTKSAEEDMVTRKDPPQVARLSNSEILANLPDYLSHLSGDQVEDITKLISDFQCLFGDVPTKTNVVSHDIVLSNPAPIKQRAYRVNATKRELMKKEVEYLVKNGLAIQSCSPWSSPCLLDMKADGSPRFCTDFRKVNAVTVLDAHPLPLIEDCIDEIGPAKFVTKLDMLKGYWQVPLTQQASDISAFVTPDCFLQYTVMPFGLCNAPATFQRLVNRVLGDVSNCRVYLDDIVVYSSDWSTHLSVLLEVFKRLSAASLTLNLSKCEFGKGTIVYLGQQVGGGKVCPVDAKVKVISDFPVPSSRRELRRFLGMAGFYRRFCKNFSTVAAPLTTLTSPSTPFIWSDECQHAFEHLKGLLSCSPVLSAPNFSLPFKLDIDASAVGVGAVLLQDDKDGIEHPVSYFSRKFNLHQGCTIKIKDLCGGL, encoded by the exons ATGAGTTTCAGCTTAGAGGATTTTGTACAGGCTCCTAGCCATGAACAGCTGGAATTGTGTCGTAAGGACGACTTGTTATGTCTGGCTGAgcattttgacatttcagtgaaaaaacacttttcaaaagctgaaattaaGAACATTGTTGTTCAAAAGCTGGTTGAGATTAAAGTCCTAGGGGACCCAAGCAAAATGGATGTAGATGTTTGTGATGTTCCTTCTGTTGATTTAGGACGCCCTCCTTCAAAAGATGAAGGAGTTGCTGTACTGGCAACGCCACCAAGGGGGTTGGCAGAGCCCCAGGCGCCCCCTGCGACTTTACCACGGTTCGATCCAGTGTCGCCAGAGCTCAGTGGCTCCGGTGGTAATGTCAGACTCAAGGTTCGGCTGGCTCGCCTACAGCTGGAGGCACAGGAGAGGGAGTTGATAAGAAAAGCTGAGTTTGATTTCAAACTTGAAATGCGCAAGTTGGAAATTGAAGCTGAAAAGGAGATTAAGCTGAAACAGCTAGAGGTGGAAGCGATGAGACTTTCACATGGCACCTCGCCTCCTCGTTCATCTGTGTACTCTGATTCTCCACAGGTGGTGTCGGACAAACACAAGTTTGATGTCAGCAAGAATATTGCTTTGGTGCCTGTGTTTAGGGAGTCAGAAGTGGACTCTTACTTCAGTGCATTTGAGAGGATTGCTGTGGCACTGGAGTGGCCAAAGGAGATGTGGGCTGTTCTAATGCAGTGCAAGCTCATAGGTAAAGCACAGGAAGTTGTGTCATCACTGTCAACAGAGGAGGGCATGAAGTATGAGGTACTGAAAAAGTCAATCTTGCGTGCTTATGAACTTGTACCTGAAGCTTACAGGCAAAAATTCAGGAACCATAAGAGGTCTAGTGGCCAGACCTATGTGGAGTTTGCACGTGAGAAGGGACTACTTTTTGATAAATGGTGTGCTGCAAGTGAGGTTAAAGGTGACTTTGAATCCCTTCGCCAACTAATTCTGTTGGAGGACTTTAAGAACACATTGCCTGAGAGACTGGTGGTTTTCCTGAATGAGCAAAAGGTGGCCTCTTTATCTAAAGCAGCCATTGTTGCTGATGAGTTTATGTTGACCCACAAGAATGTATTTGTGTCTGTACCTCGTGCAGATAAAGTTTTGAACATTCGTCAACAAAAACCTGACCCCACTCAGTCAGAAGCTAAGGCTAAGCAGCAATCTCTTTCTCCACGTGAGGTAAGGGAGTGTTTTTACTGTCATAAAAAAGGCCATGTCATTGCTGACTGCCTTTCATTAAAGAGCAAGGCTTTGACAACACAGACAAAAGGTGTTGGGTTgcttaaaaatgtgtcaaactccagCAACCAAACTACTAAAAATGAGAATGAACTAGATCCCTGTTTCATACCTTTTGTTACCCAGGGTCTTGTTTCTTTAACAGGGGATCCTAAGGATGGCCGACAAGTCAAAATCCTGAGGGACACCGGTGGTTCCCAGACGATCATTCGGGAGGGTATTTTGTCTTTGCCTGTCATGTCATCTTGTCAGTCCAGAGTAGTTGTTCAAGGTATTGGAATGACCTTTGTATCTGCACCACTGCATAATATCCACCTTGACTCATCTCTTGTGAGTGGTTTCTGCAGGGTTGCTGTTCTTCCCACCTTGCCCATAAAGGGGATTGATCTCATTCTAGGGAATGACTTGGCAGGTGGAAAGGTATTGCCTGTGCCTGAGGTGTTGGACACTCCTGACACAAGTGTAGTCTTTGAACCAATGCCTAACATTTTCCCTGCTTGTGTGGTTACGCGGGCCCAGTCAAAGAAATACAATCTTGATTTGTCTGACTCTTTTCTTGCTACAGAGCAGACTCAATCAGCCGGATCGGAGACTGAACtcaacaaatctaaaaatgtatttcctctTCCAGGACCAGAGATGATGAAATTACCAGCCTCCAGGGAGGAATTCATTGCTGCTCAAAAACAGGACAAGACTCTGTTGAAATGTCATTCTTCTGTTCTTACCCAGGAGGAAGCCCAGGGGAAGAAGGTGGCATATATGGTTGATGATGGTCTCTTGTTGCGACGCTGGGCTGGTGAAAACTTGGAAGACTGGAGTACCGTTTATCAGGTGGTTGTGCCAACAAGGTATCGCATGCAGGTGCTAGCATTAGCACACGATCACCCACTGTCGGGGCATCTgggtataaataaaatgtataacaaAGTTCTCAAACACTTCTTTTGGCCAGGTCTCAAATCTGATGTTTCACTTTATTGTCGTACTTGCCATGTCTGCCAAGTTGCAGGCAAGCCAAACCAGGTTATACCTCCTGCTCCTTTGTCCCCAATTCCAGTTGTGGGTGAACCATTTGGAAGGGTGATTGTAGATTGTGTGGGGCCTTTGCCAAAGTCTAGAAGTGGAAACCAGTTCATTTTGACTATAATGTGTGCTTCCACCAGGTTTCCTGAAGCCGTGCCCCTGCGGAGGATCACAGCTCCCATGATTACCAAGGCTCTGGTAAAGTTTTTCTCAGTGTTTGGTCTTCCCAAAGTTGTCCAAACAGACCAGGGCACAAACTTTATGTCTAGAACCTTTGCCCAGGCACTAAAACAGTTGGGTGTAGAGCATGTCACCTCAAGCTCTTACCACCCTGAAAGCCAAGGTGCACTTGAAAGGTTTCACCAGACATTAAAAGCGATGCTGAGAAAATACTGTATGGGTACAGAGAAGGACTGGGATGAAGGTATCCCATTTCTATTGTTTGCCGTGCGTGGAACAGTGCAGGACACTTTAGGTTGTAGTCCTGCTGGACTTGTGTTTGGACATGAGGTTAGGGGACCTTTAAATGTCCTTAAAGACCAACTAATCTCTTCCTCTCACTCTGTAAAAAGTATTCCAGAGTATGTTTCAAAGATGAGAGAGCGCCTTCAGACAGCTTGTGCACTTGCGCAGAAAGCCTTGGCCTCAAAGCAGGTCAAAATGAAACGACATTATGACCAGAAAGCAGTCACTCGTGAGTTTAACCCTGGTGATAAGGTTTTGATTTTGCTGCCCATCCCTGGCTCTTCTTTGGAAACGAAGTTCTCTGGGCCATATGTGGTAGAAAAGAAACTTAGTGAAACAAACTACATTGTTCAAACTCCTGATCGCCGCAAGACCAGGCTTTGTCATGTCAATATGATAAAACTGTATCATTCAAGAGAGACCGACCAACCAACCCAGAATCGGGTTAAACCCATTTCCCCTGTAACCTGTGTGACAAAGTCAGCTGAGGAGGATATGGTAACACGCAAAGATCCTCCACAAGTTGCAAGGCTTAGTAATAGTGAAATACTGGCTAACCTGCCTGactatttgtcacatttatcagGTGACCAAGTGGAGGACATCACAAAACTCATATCAGACTTCCAATGTCTGTTTGGGGATGTTCCTACCAAGACTAATGTGGTGTCTCATGACATTGTTCTCTCCAATCCTGCACCTATAAAGCAGAGAGCATACCGTGTCAATGCCACAAAGAGGGAGCTCATGAAAAAGGAAGTGGAGTACCTTGTTAAAAATGGACTTGCCATTCAGAGTTGCAGCCCATGGAGTTCTCCATGTCTATTAGACATGAAGGCTGATGGAAGTCCAAGGTTCTGCACAGACTTTCGTAAGGTGAATGCTGTCACAGTCCTTGATGCACACCCGTTGCCACTCATTGAAGACTGTATTGATGAAATCGGACCAGCAAAATTTGTCACTAAACTTGACATGCTGAAAGGGTATTGGCAAGTACCTCTAACCCAACAGGCCTCAGATATCTCAGCTTTTGTTACACCAGACTGTTTTCTTCAGTACACAGTGATGCCTTTTGGGCTCTGTAATGCACCAGCTACATTTCAAAGGCTTGTAAATAGAGTACTGGGAGATGTGTCAAACTGCCGGGTATATCTAGATGACATTGTGGTATATTCAAGTGACTGGTCTACccatctttctgttttgcttgAGGTCTTCAAACGTCTTTCAGCTGCATCACTGACGCTCAATCTTTCTAAGTGCGAGTTTGGAAAAGGTACCATTGTCTATCTGGGTCAACAGGTTGGTGGAGGAAAAGTGTGTCCTGTGGATGCAAAAGTCAAAGTAATTTCTGACTTTCCTGTTCCTTCAAGCAGGAGGGAGCTCCGTCGATTCCTGGGGATGGCAGGATTTTACCGTCgcttttgtaaaaacttttctACGGTAGCTGCTCCTTTAACAACTTTGACCAGTCCTTCTACACCTTTTATTTGGTCTGATGAATGTCAGCATGCTTTTGAACATCTAAAAGGATTGCTCTCATGTTCTCCTGTTCTTTCCGCCCCAAATTTTAGTCTGCCATTTAAACTGGACATAGATGCCAGTGCTGTTGGGGTAGGAGCTGTCCTTCTGCAGGATGATAAAGACGGAATAGAGCATCCCGTAAGCTACTTCTCAAGGAAGTTTAATCTTCATCAAG GATGTACAATCAAAATCAAAGACTTATGCGGTGGGCTTTGA
- the LOC122828679 gene encoding uncharacterized protein LOC122828679 isoform X2: MSFSLEDFVQAPSHEQLELCRKDDLLCLAEHFDISVKKHFSKAEIKNIVVQKLVEIKVLGDPSKMDVDVCDVPSVDLGRPPSKDEGVAVLATPPRGLAEPQAPPATLPRFDPVSPELSGSGGNVRLKVRLARLQLEAQERELIRKAEFDFKLEMRKLEIEAEKEIKLKQLEVEAMRLSHGTSPPRSSVYSDSPQVVSDKHKFDVSKNIALVPVFRESEVDSYFSAFERIAVALEWPKEMWAVLMQCKLIGKAQEVVSSLSTEEGMKYEVLKKSILRAYELVPEAYRQKFRNHKRSSGQTYVEFAREKGLLFDKWCAASEVKGDFESLRQLILLEDFKNTLPERLVVFLNEQKVASLSKAAIVADEFMLTHKNVFVSVPRADKVLNIRQQKPDPTQSEAKAKQQSLSPREVRECFYCHKKGHVIADCLSLKSKALTTQTKGVGLLKNVSNSSNQTTKNENELDPCFIPFVTQGLVSLTGDPKDGRQVKILRDTGGSQTIIREGILSLPVMSSCQSRVVVQGIGMTFVSAPLHNIHLDSSLVSGFCRVAVLPTLPIKGIDLILGNDLAGGKVLPVPEVLDTPDTSVVFEPMPNIFPACVVTRAQSKKYNLDLSDSFLATEQTQSAGSETELNKSKNVFPLPGPEMMKLPASREEFIAAQKQDKTLLKCHSSVLTQEEAQGKKVAYMVDDGLLLRRWAGENLEDWSTVYQVVVPTRYRMQVLALAHDHPLSGHLGINKMYNKVLKHFFWPGLKSDVSLYCRTCHVCQVAGKPNQVIPPAPLSPIPVVGEPFGRVIVDCVGPLPKSRSGNQFILTIMCASTRFPEAVPLRRITAPMITKALVKFFSVFGLPKVVQTDQGTNFMSRTFAQALKQLGVEHVTSSSYHPESQGALERFHQTLKAMLRKYCMGTEKDWDEGIPFLLFAVRGTVQDTLGCSPAGLVFGHEVRGPLNVLKDQLISSSHSVKSIPEYVSKMRERLQTACALAQKALASKQVKMKRHYDQKAVTREFNPGDKVLILLPIPGSSLETKFSGPYVVEKKLSETNYIVQTPDRRKTRLCHVNMIKLYHSRETDQPTQNRVKPISPVTCVTKSAEEDMVTRKDPPQVARLSNSEILANLPDYLSHLSGDQVEDITKLISDFQCLFGDVPTKTNVVSHDIVLSNPAPIKQRAYRVNATKRELMKKEVEYLVKNGLAIQSCSPWSSPCLLDMKADGSPRFCTDFRKVNAVTVLDAHPLPLIEDCIDEIGPAKFVTKLDMLKGYWQVPLTQQASDISAFVTPDCFLQYTVMPFGLCNAPATFQRLVNRVLGDVSNCRVYLDDIVVYSSDWSTHLSVLLEVFKRLSAASLTLNLSKCEFGKGGSSVDSWGWQDFTVAFVKTFLRLPFKLDIDASAVGVGAVLLQDDKDGIEHPVSYFSRKFNLHQGCTIKIKDLCGGL; the protein is encoded by the exons ATGAGTTTCAGCTTAGAGGATTTTGTACAGGCTCCTAGCCATGAACAGCTGGAATTGTGTCGTAAGGACGACTTGTTATGTCTGGCTGAgcattttgacatttcagtgaaaaaacacttttcaaaagctgaaattaaGAACATTGTTGTTCAAAAGCTGGTTGAGATTAAAGTCCTAGGGGACCCAAGCAAAATGGATGTAGATGTTTGTGATGTTCCTTCTGTTGATTTAGGACGCCCTCCTTCAAAAGATGAAGGAGTTGCTGTACTGGCAACGCCACCAAGGGGGTTGGCAGAGCCCCAGGCGCCCCCTGCGACTTTACCACGGTTCGATCCAGTGTCGCCAGAGCTCAGTGGCTCCGGTGGTAATGTCAGACTCAAGGTTCGGCTGGCTCGCCTACAGCTGGAGGCACAGGAGAGGGAGTTGATAAGAAAAGCTGAGTTTGATTTCAAACTTGAAATGCGCAAGTTGGAAATTGAAGCTGAAAAGGAGATTAAGCTGAAACAGCTAGAGGTGGAAGCGATGAGACTTTCACATGGCACCTCGCCTCCTCGTTCATCTGTGTACTCTGATTCTCCACAGGTGGTGTCGGACAAACACAAGTTTGATGTCAGCAAGAATATTGCTTTGGTGCCTGTGTTTAGGGAGTCAGAAGTGGACTCTTACTTCAGTGCATTTGAGAGGATTGCTGTGGCACTGGAGTGGCCAAAGGAGATGTGGGCTGTTCTAATGCAGTGCAAGCTCATAGGTAAAGCACAGGAAGTTGTGTCATCACTGTCAACAGAGGAGGGCATGAAGTATGAGGTACTGAAAAAGTCAATCTTGCGTGCTTATGAACTTGTACCTGAAGCTTACAGGCAAAAATTCAGGAACCATAAGAGGTCTAGTGGCCAGACCTATGTGGAGTTTGCACGTGAGAAGGGACTACTTTTTGATAAATGGTGTGCTGCAAGTGAGGTTAAAGGTGACTTTGAATCCCTTCGCCAACTAATTCTGTTGGAGGACTTTAAGAACACATTGCCTGAGAGACTGGTGGTTTTCCTGAATGAGCAAAAGGTGGCCTCTTTATCTAAAGCAGCCATTGTTGCTGATGAGTTTATGTTGACCCACAAGAATGTATTTGTGTCTGTACCTCGTGCAGATAAAGTTTTGAACATTCGTCAACAAAAACCTGACCCCACTCAGTCAGAAGCTAAGGCTAAGCAGCAATCTCTTTCTCCACGTGAGGTAAGGGAGTGTTTTTACTGTCATAAAAAAGGCCATGTCATTGCTGACTGCCTTTCATTAAAGAGCAAGGCTTTGACAACACAGACAAAAGGTGTTGGGTTgcttaaaaatgtgtcaaactccagCAACCAAACTACTAAAAATGAGAATGAACTAGATCCCTGTTTCATACCTTTTGTTACCCAGGGTCTTGTTTCTTTAACAGGGGATCCTAAGGATGGCCGACAAGTCAAAATCCTGAGGGACACCGGTGGTTCCCAGACGATCATTCGGGAGGGTATTTTGTCTTTGCCTGTCATGTCATCTTGTCAGTCCAGAGTAGTTGTTCAAGGTATTGGAATGACCTTTGTATCTGCACCACTGCATAATATCCACCTTGACTCATCTCTTGTGAGTGGTTTCTGCAGGGTTGCTGTTCTTCCCACCTTGCCCATAAAGGGGATTGATCTCATTCTAGGGAATGACTTGGCAGGTGGAAAGGTATTGCCTGTGCCTGAGGTGTTGGACACTCCTGACACAAGTGTAGTCTTTGAACCAATGCCTAACATTTTCCCTGCTTGTGTGGTTACGCGGGCCCAGTCAAAGAAATACAATCTTGATTTGTCTGACTCTTTTCTTGCTACAGAGCAGACTCAATCAGCCGGATCGGAGACTGAACtcaacaaatctaaaaatgtatttcctctTCCAGGACCAGAGATGATGAAATTACCAGCCTCCAGGGAGGAATTCATTGCTGCTCAAAAACAGGACAAGACTCTGTTGAAATGTCATTCTTCTGTTCTTACCCAGGAGGAAGCCCAGGGGAAGAAGGTGGCATATATGGTTGATGATGGTCTCTTGTTGCGACGCTGGGCTGGTGAAAACTTGGAAGACTGGAGTACCGTTTATCAGGTGGTTGTGCCAACAAGGTATCGCATGCAGGTGCTAGCATTAGCACACGATCACCCACTGTCGGGGCATCTgggtataaataaaatgtataacaaAGTTCTCAAACACTTCTTTTGGCCAGGTCTCAAATCTGATGTTTCACTTTATTGTCGTACTTGCCATGTCTGCCAAGTTGCAGGCAAGCCAAACCAGGTTATACCTCCTGCTCCTTTGTCCCCAATTCCAGTTGTGGGTGAACCATTTGGAAGGGTGATTGTAGATTGTGTGGGGCCTTTGCCAAAGTCTAGAAGTGGAAACCAGTTCATTTTGACTATAATGTGTGCTTCCACCAGGTTTCCTGAAGCCGTGCCCCTGCGGAGGATCACAGCTCCCATGATTACCAAGGCTCTGGTAAAGTTTTTCTCAGTGTTTGGTCTTCCCAAAGTTGTCCAAACAGACCAGGGCACAAACTTTATGTCTAGAACCTTTGCCCAGGCACTAAAACAGTTGGGTGTAGAGCATGTCACCTCAAGCTCTTACCACCCTGAAAGCCAAGGTGCACTTGAAAGGTTTCACCAGACATTAAAAGCGATGCTGAGAAAATACTGTATGGGTACAGAGAAGGACTGGGATGAAGGTATCCCATTTCTATTGTTTGCCGTGCGTGGAACAGTGCAGGACACTTTAGGTTGTAGTCCTGCTGGACTTGTGTTTGGACATGAGGTTAGGGGACCTTTAAATGTCCTTAAAGACCAACTAATCTCTTCCTCTCACTCTGTAAAAAGTATTCCAGAGTATGTTTCAAAGATGAGAGAGCGCCTTCAGACAGCTTGTGCACTTGCGCAGAAAGCCTTGGCCTCAAAGCAGGTCAAAATGAAACGACATTATGACCAGAAAGCAGTCACTCGTGAGTTTAACCCTGGTGATAAGGTTTTGATTTTGCTGCCCATCCCTGGCTCTTCTTTGGAAACGAAGTTCTCTGGGCCATATGTGGTAGAAAAGAAACTTAGTGAAACAAACTACATTGTTCAAACTCCTGATCGCCGCAAGACCAGGCTTTGTCATGTCAATATGATAAAACTGTATCATTCAAGAGAGACCGACCAACCAACCCAGAATCGGGTTAAACCCATTTCCCCTGTAACCTGTGTGACAAAGTCAGCTGAGGAGGATATGGTAACACGCAAAGATCCTCCACAAGTTGCAAGGCTTAGTAATAGTGAAATACTGGCTAACCTGCCTGactatttgtcacatttatcagGTGACCAAGTGGAGGACATCACAAAACTCATATCAGACTTCCAATGTCTGTTTGGGGATGTTCCTACCAAGACTAATGTGGTGTCTCATGACATTGTTCTCTCCAATCCTGCACCTATAAAGCAGAGAGCATACCGTGTCAATGCCACAAAGAGGGAGCTCATGAAAAAGGAAGTGGAGTACCTTGTTAAAAATGGACTTGCCATTCAGAGTTGCAGCCCATGGAGTTCTCCATGTCTATTAGACATGAAGGCTGATGGAAGTCCAAGGTTCTGCACAGACTTTCGTAAGGTGAATGCTGTCACAGTCCTTGATGCACACCCGTTGCCACTCATTGAAGACTGTATTGATGAAATCGGACCAGCAAAATTTGTCACTAAACTTGACATGCTGAAAGGGTATTGGCAAGTACCTCTAACCCAACAGGCCTCAGATATCTCAGCTTTTGTTACACCAGACTGTTTTCTTCAGTACACAGTGATGCCTTTTGGGCTCTGTAATGCACCAGCTACATTTCAAAGGCTTGTAAATAGAGTACTGGGAGATGTGTCAAACTGCCGGGTATATCTAGATGACATTGTGGTATATTCAAGTGACTGGTCTACccatctttctgttttgcttgAGGTCTTCAAACGTCTTTCAGCTGCATCACTGACGCTCAATCTTTCTAAGTGCGAGTTTGGAAAAG GAGGGAGCTCCGTCGATTCCTGGGGATGGCAGGATTTTACCGTCgcttttgtaaaaacttttctACG TCTGCCATTTAAACTGGACATAGATGCCAGTGCTGTTGGGGTAGGAGCTGTCCTTCTGCAGGATGATAAAGACGGAATAGAGCATCCCGTAAGCTACTTCTCAAGGAAGTTTAATCTTCATCAAG GATGTACAATCAAAATCAAAGACTTATGCGGTGGGCTTTGA